The Pseudomonas alkylphenolica genomic sequence CCGCCAAGGGCGGGCACATTCCCGGCGCGGTCAATTTCGAATGGACTGCCGGCATGGACATGAACAATGCCCTGCGCATCCGCAAGGACATGCCCGAGATCCTCGAACAGCTGGGCATCAGCAAAGACAAGGAAGTGGTTACCCACTGCCAGACTCATCACCGCTCCGGCTTTACCTACCTGGTGGCCAAGCATCTGGGCTACCCTCGGGTCAAAGCCTATGCCGGATCCTGGGGCGAATGGGGCAACCACCCCGACACCCCTGTTGAAGTTTAAGGAAACCTAATGAAATCCCGCTTGTTCATCATCAGTCAGTACCTGCTGCCTCATCACCTGCTGTCGCGTCTGGCCGGCTGCATTGCCGAATGCCGCGTGCGCTGGTTCAAGAATGCCTTCACCAGCTGGTTCGCCAAGCGCTACCAGGTCGATATGTCCCAGGCCCTGGTCGAGGACGTCACCGCTTACGAGCATTTCAACGCCTTCTTCACCCGCGCCTTGAAACCCGGTGCACGCCCGCTCGACGAGACCCCGGGTGCGGTCCTCTGCCCGGCCGACGGTGCGGTCAGCCAGCTGGGCCCGATCGAGCACGGTCGCATTTTCCAGGCCAAAGGCCACAGCTTCAGCGCGCTTGAACTGCTGGGCGGTGATCCGGCCAATGCTGCGCCGTTCATGGGCGGCGAATTCGCCACCATCTACCTGTCACCGAAGGACTACCACCGGGTGCACATGCCACTGGCCGGTACCCTGCGCGAAATGATCTATGTGCCGGGTCGACTGTTCTCGGTCAACCAGACCACCGCCGAAAACGTACCGGAGCTGTTTGCCCGCAACGAACGCGTGGTCTGCCTGTTCGATACCGAGCGCGGGCCGATGGCTGTGGTGCTGGTTGGCGCAATGATCGTCGCGTCGATCGAAACCGTCTGGGCTGGCCTGGTGACGCCACCGAAGCGTGAACTGAAGACCTTCCGCTACGACGAAGCCAGCCGCGCACCGATCCACCTGGAAAAAGGTGCAGAACTGGGTCGCTTCAAGCTGGGTTCGACGGCCGTCGTGCTGTTTGGACCTGAGCAGGTCAAATGGGCCGAAGAGCTCGGTGCCGGTTCGGCGGTGAGCATGGGCCAGCGTCTGGCGCTGCCTGCCCAGGCCTGAAAATGAAAAAGCCCGCAGCGATGCGGGCTTTTTTATCTGTGGGAGCGGGCTTGCCCCGCGAAGCAATGTAGCGGACACACCGCAATCGCGGGGCAAGCCCGCTCCCACCGGGTCTTAACTACGACCGTCGCGATCGCGGAAGCCCAGCAGGTACAGCACACCGTCCAGACCCAGCGTCGAAATCGCCTGTTTGGCCGACTGCTTGACCAACGGCTTGGCACGGAACGCCACGCCCAGACCGGCGATGGCCAGCATCGGCAGGTCGTTTGCGCCGTCACCTACGGCAATGGTCTGCTCCATCTGCAAACCTTCCTTGCGCGCCAGCTCACCCAGCAGGTCTGCCTTGCGCTGGGCATCGACGATCGGCTCAACCGCAACGCCGGTGACTTTACCGTCAACCACTTCCAGCTCGTTGGCAAAGACATAGTCGATGCCCAGCTTGGCCTGCAGTTGCTTGGCGAAGTAAGTGAAACCGCCAGACAGGATCGCGGTTTTGTAGCCCAGACGCTTGAGCTCGGCAAACAGGGTCTCGGCGCCCTCGGTCAGGCGCAGCGAAGCACCGATCTCGTCGAGCACGCCAACATCCAGGCCCTTGAGCAAGGCCAGACGCTCTTTGAAGCTGGCACGGAAGTCCAGCTCACCACGCATGGCCCGTTCGGTAATTTCCGACACCTGCTCACCCACGCCAGCGGCCTTGGCCAACTCGTCGATCACTTCGGCCTCGATCAGGGTCGAGTCCATATCGAACA encodes the following:
- the asd gene encoding archaetidylserine decarboxylase (Phosphatidylserine decarboxylase is synthesized as a single chain precursor. Generation of the pyruvoyl active site from a Ser is coupled to cleavage of a Gly-Ser bond between the larger (beta) and smaller (alpha chains). It is an integral membrane protein.) translates to MKSRLFIISQYLLPHHLLSRLAGCIAECRVRWFKNAFTSWFAKRYQVDMSQALVEDVTAYEHFNAFFTRALKPGARPLDETPGAVLCPADGAVSQLGPIEHGRIFQAKGHSFSALELLGGDPANAAPFMGGEFATIYLSPKDYHRVHMPLAGTLREMIYVPGRLFSVNQTTAENVPELFARNERVVCLFDTERGPMAVVLVGAMIVASIETVWAGLVTPPKRELKTFRYDEASRAPIHLEKGAELGRFKLGSTAVVLFGPEQVKWAEELGAGSAVSMGQRLALPAQA
- the serB gene encoding phosphoserine phosphatase SerB, which encodes MREIVLINITGEDRPGLTAAITGVLAQGGVNILDIGQAVIHDTLSFGILVEIPDTDKASSVLKNIQAAGNELDQQVRFTPVSEADYQSWVEGQGKARHIVTLLTRKVTAEQLQRVSSITAKYGLNIDHIDRLSGRVALDTPVEQGKGCIEFSVRGEPADPQALRAEFLSVAQELNVDIAFQQDSLFRRNRRLAVFDMDSTLIEAEVIDELAKAAGVGEQVSEITERAMRGELDFRASFKERLALLKGLDVGVLDEIGASLRLTEGAETLFAELKRLGYKTAILSGGFTYFAKQLQAKLGIDYVFANELEVVDGKVTGVAVEPIVDAQRKADLLGELARKEGLQMEQTIAVGDGANDLPMLAIAGLGVAFRAKPLVKQSAKQAISTLGLDGVLYLLGFRDRDGRS